The Indicator indicator isolate 239-I01 chromosome 27, UM_Iind_1.1, whole genome shotgun sequence sequence TCTTAGCTTCCCTGCTGTCTACCAAGAAAAGAACCAGACAGGAAAAGACTTTGGGTTGCCGTTTTGATGACTCTAGTGATTGACTCTGGCTTTGCAATCTCAGCTATGTCTACTCTCACCTGGGGGCaggtatttttcctttaaaaggcAGACACAGAGACCTGcctttgatttgatttttattttatttattttttattttgtggggGGTCATGCTTTTTGGTTGCGTATTTAACTTTATTTCATGTGTTTAACATTTTTACAGTGTTAAACAACAAAACATGGTCTGTGGTGTGAGGGTTATGAAATTGCTTGGTGAATGCCCTTTGAAAagtgttctgcttttttttttttttttttgataagaTAACCTCTATAAACCTGTCCTTAAGCTTTGCAGCCTTCCTCATACAGGTCATCTTTGTGCATGTGAcccttggaggagaggaggccaCCTCCTGTGATACCAGGATTTCCCattttgtggtgtttggggcTGTGTTCTTGTCTCTGATACCAGAGAGCAGCTTTGCTCAACTCCGTAAGAGTGGCTTGACCAAATTCCAGAGTGGCATGAAGGAGGTGAACAAGAACCAAGAGTTTGTTTCACTTCTTGCCCAAGAGCTATGTAGggcattcagtgagacctgcaggcagcagattcACATCCAAATGGTTTCTCAGCAGTCAGGCTGTGGAAAGGATTGTCCAGGATGTTGTGGATGTGATGTGCAGGTTTGCAGGGATTCAGTGGTGATTTGACAGTAGCTAGAGAGTCCATAGATACAGAAGCATCTTCCTCAGTTGAGTGAATATTAAGGGCTACAAGGGGGAATTGGAAGATTGCAATGCAGTCTGTGGTTTTGGACAATAAAAGCTTTGATAGAGTTTAAGTGATGagaatatatataaattataaataatttcttcttcacCCTTCCAGATTAGGTGAAGCTGCAGATGGCACAGCCAAAGTCAAAACAATGCATGAAGTGATGAGAAACAACATTGCCTTCTGAGAACATCAGCCTCCTAGCTGCTGGAAACCCTTCCTCCCAAAGCTGGGCATGATGTTACATGATCATTGAGCAGAGTCTGCAAGCATGGAAAAGCAAAGGACCCTGAAAGCTGCACCTCCTAAATAAAAACTTCCAAGGTTCAGCTGAACTGAAAAATTGTTCCAGCCATGGGAGAAAATGGAAGTTTTTGGGAAAGCTTGATATATGCCCATCCAACATGTACCACCTGGAAGCAAGAGGCAGAGGGATCCATCTACCACCTAGGAAGTATTCTCTTTGTTGTGGGCTTCATGGGTGGAAGTGGATTCTTTGGGCTTCTCTATGTCTTCAGCTTACTTGGATTGGgctttctctgctcctctgtctgggCTTGGCTGGATGTCTGTGCTGCTGATATATTCTCCTGGAATTTCATACTGTTTGCTATCTGCTTTGTCCAGTTCATCTATGTTACCTACCAAGTTCGGAGTGTTTCCTTTGACAGAGAATTCCAGGAACTCTACAGTGCTCTATTCCAGCCTCTGGGAATTTCCTTGACTGTTTACAGGAAAATTGTCTTGTGCTGTGATGCAGAAGTGGTTACCTTGGAGAAGGAACACTGTTATGCCATGCAGGGCAAAACACCTATTGATAAACTGTCCTTGCTTGTCTCAGGCAGGTTTGTATCAGTTCCTTTAgactttcttttgttgtttggttttgggtttggtttttgtttttttttaaatccttcctggaagtgaaaaccaaaaaaaaaaaaccaaccccaaaccccaaaatttGCCTGATTTGTATGTattgtttgttcattttccaGTACAATAGATTAAATATTAATGCAAGGAATATAAATATTAATAGTCTAAATAGACTTGTCTAGGGCAGCACCAGCATGGAAACACTAAGCACAAAATCTGTAATAGCATAAAGGAAAGGATTTGaagttgtttgtgggtttttttggtttggtttttttttttttttcccagaccaCTATATCATAGCACTTAGCAGGATGGGCAAATAAAGGCAACAAATGTACTTCAGCCTCAGGCCATGGTTTGCTAGCTACTGCCTAGTTGAGCACAGCATCTTGCTTGTTATTCTGTGCTGCTATCATCTGAAGCAGGACTAAAAGTTGCTTCTGAAACTGAATATTGTGAGAGAAACTCTGTGTAGTGGAGAAGTTGACTTTGATACAGATTGGggagtgggaggagaagaggaggagtaAGGGAGAGCAGAAGGCCTGGAAGTGCCCTTCCATAACAAGGGGACATGGTTGAGCCCTGCTGAGATCTGCAGAAGTGAGTCTACAGTGACTCTTAGGTTAGACCCTGAGGCAATAAATCTACCTGCTTCTACCTCTCCTGCTTACTGAGATCCTTCTGGtaccttgctgctgctttgctgaagaGCAGTAGCAGCTTTTGTAATGTACATGAAATGGTGCTGGAACAGCACAAGAGTAGATGGCATATGATGGCCATGGGCTTATCTTTGATGGGACACTTTGTAGGTGCATTTTGACAGCCTGCTGCCTGGACAGATGGAATCTGTAGGCAGCTTGAGACTCAGCTGATTTAGGACTTTTTGCAGGGAATAATATGGATTTTAGGCAGTTGTTCTTAGTGATGCCCTGATTCAGAGAGCTGTCTAGAAAGAACCACGTGGAGGTTGCTTTTGGTCATCCTGAAGGGGAGGTGTCCATCCTTCTCCATGCCCAGCCAATTAGTAATCATGCAGGGAGTTCTTGCCACCCTCCTTGGTACAGGacagggctgctgcttctgattttTGTAAGAAGCATCAGTATCAGTGCAGAGCAGACATAAAAAGGGGACTCCTacagcttgctttttttcttttcgcCTGTGAAGTTCAAGCATATGTTTCCTGCTTGTGTGCCTTCAAATGTAAATATGATTTTTaaaggagaaagggggaaaaaaaacccacattctTTAGCATCTGTGGAAGGCCACAGCATTCCCACAGGGATCCCACACCTCCATGCTGTTCTGCTGGCTCTAGAGACAGTCAGGTGGCCATGTAATTCCTGTTAGACATTGAGAGACCTTTACCTAACACATGCTGTAGGGATCTCCTGCTTCCCACGCCCTCCTTCTGCCACTTGGTTCTCTCTGAAATGCATATTTGCCAAACCTAGAAGTATATCCCATGGCTTGCAAGTGAAGGAGGCAGACAGTGTTATGTGCAAGGGACTTTCACCTCTCCTCCTCATGACACAGCTTGAACCTTGCTGCATGGACCTGCCCCAAAGAGAATAGTCTGTCTTGAGCAAGGCCTGGGAAGATTTGCTTTTCAGCTGCACAattatcttttcttctctttcaaatGGCCTGATCAAAGTTGAGTTTATAAATACAATTAGGATGCTATTGGCCACTGATTGCTTTTCCATGCCCTCAAAGCTCATGGGTAAACTCGTATAGTAAAAATAACTCCACCTTCCTACAGTTGTTGTTGCTGCACAGGTAGTACTAACCAATTACCACATCTTATCTCACTAGGATCAGAGTGACAGTCGATGGGGAGTTCCTGCATTATATTTTCCCTCTTCAATTTCTGGATTCTCCTGAATGGGATTCCCTGAGGCCCACAGAAGAGGGAATTTTCCAGGTAAAAATggaagggttttctttttttttcatatttttgaaTCCTGCAGATCCTGAGCCCTCCCATTGCTGTCATCTGACTGAcatgctggctcctgcctgtgTGGGATCTGATGTCTCATGGCACCAGGGCAAATGGCATTTGTTGAGAGCTTTCTTTAGACCTGCCTTTGCCACTGGGGCTGCTCAAGGGAAGCAGGGAGTGCACGGCAGAGGTAGGGGCACTGGCACCCTGcatccaggctggggctgctggttggTGTGGGCACAGGCACCTTGTCATTGTCCTGTCCACTTGTTTCCAGTGTCCCTTTCTCCCCGCACTGTCCGCTTGTTTCCAGTGTCCCCTTCTTCCCCGCACTGTCCGCTTGTTTCCAGTGTCCCCTTCTTCCCCGCACTGTCCGCTTGTTTCCAGTGTCCCCTTTCTCCCCGCACTGCCCGCTTGTTTCCAGTGTCCCCTTCTTCCCCGCACTGCCCGCTTGTTTCCAGTGTCCCCTTCTTCCCCGCACTGCCCGCTTGTTTCCAGTGTCCCCTTCTTCCCCGCACTGCCCGCTTGTTTCCAGTGTCCCCTTCTTCCCCGCACTGCCCGCTTGTTTCCAGTGTCCCCTTCTTCCCCGCACTGCCCGCTTGTTTCCAGTGTCCCCTTCTTCCCCGCACTGCCCGCTTGTTTCCAGTGTCCCCTTCTTCCCCGCACTGCCCGCTTGTTTCCAGTGTCCCCTTCTTCCCCGCACTGCCCGCTTGTTTCCAGTGTCCCCTTCTTCCCCGCACTGCCCGCTTGTTTCCAGTGTCCCCTTCTTCCCCGTGTTTCCCGTGCAGCAGaccttgcagagcaggctggctgcACTGAACAGCTTGAACTGCAGTGGGTGTGAGGATGCGaagtgcaggctgcagagagcgCTGGGTGCTTTCTGAGCAAGGGCACAGCAATGTCTGTGCCTTCTGGGCCAGCTAGTTCTGCTGTTCTGTGCCGCAGGTAACGCTGACGGCAGAGACGGACTGCCGGTACGTGGCCTGGAGGCGGAAGAAGCTGTACCTACTGTTCGCCAAGCACCGCTTCATCTCCCGCCTCTTCTCGGTTCTCATTGGCTGTGACATTGCTGAGAAACTCTATGCCCTGAACGACAGGGTGCAGGTGGGGCAGGGCTTCAGGTATGACATTCGCCTGCCCAACTTCTACCACGTCTCCCTGCCAGAGACCCCCCGAGTGCAGCCCCCCCACCGCCTGCAGAGAGGCTCCCCCCGGCGCAAGCCCGTGGGGACTACAAACTGCGGCTCCTAGGGGGGGAACTCTCTGCTGCGGCCAGTCCCGAAGGGATGTGAAGGGAGATGCAAAGTGGTGAAGCAGGATGAGACCCAGTCAAGCCAAATCTGACTGCCAAGTGCCATTTTACTTTCATGGGAGCTGCTTGAATTCTCCTCTCAAGAGCCAGTGGCTTGGCTTCTGCGTTGGGACTGTTTGTGCAATACGTTGAGTTTCTGTTGGTTCTTCTGATTCttcatctctttgcttttgGAGGAAAACAAATCCTCACAGGCTGAAGTTTTGTTGTAACTGTGGTGGCCTCTGTGTGTTTGCTggtttttgtgttatttttctgtggtttgtggttttttttaacagtattTACAATTCTGCTTTCTCAGAATTCATTGCCATAATGAAGTATGGTTGGTGTGTAGTCAATGCGAGCAAGGAAGTTGCTTCAGAATGCAGCAACTTGTTTGTAATTTCCAtatttattcatagaatgggttgggttggaagggaccttaaagagcttctagttccaaaccccttgccatgggcagggacacctcccaccagccccaccaggttgttcaaggcttcatccaacctggccttgaacattccagggagggggacatccatgacctccctgggcaacttgttccagtgtctcaccacctctATTGTAAAGAATTTATGCCATGTTGTCTCAGTTAACATGAAGAATGTTGCAGAAAAGGACTAAGAGACCCTTTGTGTTAGCTTTGAgttttaaagaaatgaaagattttgaagatatttttaaacaaagaaacaacaaattcTGTCCTGTGAGTGACTGGTTTCTCTCTGACTGCCCTAAAGAGGTATTAGGTGAAAACAAATAGAAATGTTGCTGGCAGCAGAAAAGTAAAGCGGCTGCTGCAAATAGAGCTTAGGGAAATGGTTGTGTAGTGTTTCTGATAGCCTGTGATGCTACAGGAGCTGTATAGGACCCAGGCTTACAGTGTCATTTGTGACACCCACAGCAAATGCTCTTCATCAGTCAGCTGCCAAAcagctggggtttggtttgcaatcttttggggttttttttagccaGGTTTGACAGGAAGAAACTTAAAGAACAGCCACAGCAATGATGAAGAGAGTTTTGACTGAAACATTCTCTTTCAGCTTCCagagatgcatttctgtgcctaggaattcttgatttttttttttttttaaggtgttttCTCCCTTGTTCTGTGGTGGGTAAAGGGAGCACCAGCTCATGCTTCAATAGGAGAAAGTTATTTTTGACCCTTGAGGTCACTGTGCCTTTGGGAGAAGTGTCTGAATGTCTTTGCTAACTCCCCTTCCTGCAGCTATGCCTGGTGCCTGCCAGTAATCAAAAAGTAAGAAGCATTACTATTTTATGAGACTGTTGCTGCTTGGTAGATCTGGAAGTAGATcacattttcagtattttttttttaatttgctggaCAACCACTGTGTGCTTATGTATGTGCAGGTATCCATCTGGGTTTAGATCTTGGGAATTATTGCTGAAGGGCTTAAAATAATGATACAGCTTCATGCTTGaaagataatcacagaatgtattgggtgggaagggaccctgaaaggtcatcttgtctgtGCAGCTATGCATAGAGTTAAGTATTCAGCTGGGAAAGTGCTTGGATAGAATTGTGTAGTTTTGccccaccacacacaaaaataaaaggcatgGGCTTGCAGTAATGAAATAATGTGGGGATGCTGCATTTGCAATGGAAAGAACTGCTCTGCACTTGCCAGTTATTATAAGTGATAAATATATGATGTATCTGGGCTCAATacacatgaaaaattaaatggCAATATTAACACTGCTGATAGAGGTCTTGCAAGCCCTGTgttaaaaatgaagcaaaggTAGAAGAAAGCTATTGacatggggaaggaaaaaatttCTCTTTGCCAAATTCAGATATTAACAgatcaaatattttttctttctgtaagaaTTGAATGCAGATTCTTCTGCTCCAGAGTGTTATTGTctaacagctttttcttttttgtacagCAGAACAAAATAAATACCTTAAGCTGATTTGTTAATCCCTCTTGAAAAGAATTACTTTGGTTCTATTAATATGCATAAAAAACAGAATAGGTTCAGAGCTCCCAAGGGaaagcaccttttttttccccccatttaaTTCatgttaatatttctttttttgtgtatatcccttctgtttctgcttcctCTAATTCCACTTCTGTGTGACTCAAAAAGACTTAATTGAACTTAACATGTAAATCAAGCCACCTCATCCTCATGAATCAAAGTGTGTAGGTGGAGCTTCATCAGTAGGATTGTGCAGAAGAAAGGCAGCTCAAGCACATCATCTGCAAGCCCCAGGACTGGAGGTCATGTCCCAAAGCCCTTCTAGGGGGTAGCTTTGCAGGTGGTTCTGCTAGCAGTGGGTTTGGACTCAATTCATCACTTTGCAAGCCATGAATGTTGTTAAACGTTGTCATGGCCTGGGAAGAAGGCAGGACATTTCCCCAAAGCTTGTGGgagcagaaagcttttttttttttttttgcagttattCTTCTGCTGTGGATTCCCAGGGAGTCTTATTTAGCTGTCAGTTCCACCACAGCTCCTAATTTAAGAGCTCTCTGGTGTGGTGTGGGGACAGGTTTATTTCCCTACCTCAGTAGACTTTTGAAGCTAAACAATGATAAAAAGAATTGAGAAGTCAGACTCTAAAGTCAGGTAAATAAACAACTGCAATAAAATAATGGTGGTCAATAGCTGCTTTAGGAGTCAATCCCATGGGGTGTGTTGTGTACACTAACaaagcctggctgcagcctgagaGGTGTAATAATTTTCTGGCAGTAAGATACATTAGGCTGAGAGACACCAAAGCCAACAATCCCATTTCAAAGGTAAATGCTTTAACTATGTAACTGTGTAGCAgtgagcagcaccaccaccaccttctgTAGCAACCACATGTCATGGGCAAGCATTAAAGCATCTCACATCTGTGGAAGGAGGTGAGTAGATCCCCAGGCTGGATGATCCCAGAGAGCTTgcagcctgctggagctggggactCAGCACACATCTCTGTTTAGTGTTCCCCATGTGTGGGTTTCAGGGACTCCTAAGAAGTGTACAAGACAATCTGGATCCCCAGTGCTGGGTTTGGACTTCCAGGGGCCAAGTGTAGGACATGGGATACCAGCAGGTAAAATGTGGGATGGGTTTAAAACACGTGGGGTATGAGCCTGTATCTTCCCATATGCATAACCCAAGAGATACACAAAAATACCTTTATTCTGTAGCAaaagtgagcagcagcagtcccTGTCTGCTGGGATGCCCagggatgagcagcagcagcagtccctgTCTGCTGGGATGCCCagggatgagcagcagcagcagtccctgTCTGCTGGGATGCCCagggatgagcagcagcagcagtccctgTCTGCTGGGATGCCCagggatgagcagcagcagttcctgtggaacagctgctgtgctggaaatcctcaatgtgcttttgtggaatcatagattggtttgagttggaagggacctcaaagatcatccagttccaacccacctgccatgggcaggggcaccttccactagcccaggtttgTGTTCAGGTCTTTAACACACCAAATCCACTTGTAGCTATTCTATTTTAAGAGATTTTGCTTAGATAAAATGGTTTTGGATGCTTATTTGGAATACAAACCAGAGCTGTCCTGTTTTCATTCACAGAAAGGTCAGATCCTCTCCCAGAGTTTTAAAGCACATCTTCCTGCTGAGGTGAATGGGAATATTCTTAGAATCCAGTCATGCAGCCAGCACCATGCtccattttctttgcttttcaaaaccAGTGTCCTTTCAGTATAGGTGTTCATTATTTATAGAATTAATGAAAGCagtaggagggggaaaaaatacaataaaaaaggGGTGTTCTGAAATCAGATCTGGAACAAAACCCcactttttctgttgttttgggttCTACAGatcatttgtatttttttttctttcccattttagTTCTGGAAGTGCTTTATACAGTGCTAGATGTACTTTAGCTAATCCTACATGTGAAAGCAATAATCATCTATCCCTGTATGTTTGCTGTGGTCTGTATCCCTGTTTTTAGCCTTAAATAATAGGGGttgttctgttgctgttgtttgtttgactgatgttttttttctttacagaacaaagaagtaaaataaaccCTCCCCCAGAAGACTGGACTTATTTATTCATTAAAATTAGAGGAAAATGTGACTTTTTAATTCTCAAAGACCACAGCAGCATGAAGCAGTTGCAGCATACTCTAACTCTGCACACATCTTGACAGTCATTTATGCCATGCCCAGCTGAAGTCCACCTGTGTGTGCTTTTGGACTAAACCTTTGCATTCCTGGTTGCTTTTTGCTCTTCAGCTTTTGTTCctagcatttatttttatttactttctttccCATGATTTTCCTTCATGGGATGTTCTATTTTCTCCCCactcttgttttcttctgtgtctttctgcaaagggggggaaaaaaaaacccaaaccctttaAGAAAGCTACTACATGCCCATTCACTGTTCTTCTGAGCTAACATAGTtaccttttcttcccctcaaatgtatttttcactCTCAAATCCTTTGTGCTTTCCTTATTGCTTGTTTAAATAATCTCAGActcctcttctgcttcctctttgTCCTTCTTCCACAAGTTTTGAAGTTAGATTATTTTTTAGTTAGTTCTGTCTGTTAAACACTTGTTATTTAGTTAgggttttttaaagaaaattctaaatccttaaaaaaaaaatctttaattcCTGGAAAATTGTCATTTTTAATGATTCTAATAAGCAAAATCTTGGAGATGGAAGCCTAGCCCTagctcctcaaaaaaaaaaccccagcctcTGGTCAATATTAAAATATACAGCTAAAAACGACTAATAGTGCAAGGAAACATTCATTGTTACTGCACTAAGAGCTAAAAAAGGACTAATAGTGCAACACAATCTTAATTGCTATTGCACTAAGAGCTAAAAAGGAGTAACAGTGCAACAAAACCATTCACTGTTACTGCACTAGCACCCAAAAGCACACCTACATTTATACCCTGCAACTATTCTCACTTCCTTTGGTTTCTCCAGCCAGccacacaggctcacagaaatTGATAAAGAGTTCTGCAGAGAGAATGTTGTGAGCTGTGGCTGAGATGGATTTACTTCAGGATCAGCACAGGCATCTTTGCATGATCATTTGGAACTTCCTTTGTGCATGGCAGCTGCCCAAAAAGGGAACAGAATAATCACAAGCCTGCCAGATCTGCTGTAGCAGGAACCCTTAAGAAATGGGCTGTCACCCAGCAAGGGGATAGATGTAAAGCAAAAGCACTGCTTTGTTCTTCCACTTAGGTGTGAAGCAAAAGCTGCCTTGTGTTAACCAAGAGCAGCATGGTGATAGGAGCTTGAGCCCAGGACAGGCAATGTGGTCAAAACCCACCTCTGTTGCACCTAATTTCCAGGGAGATGCAGCCCCACTGGGGACAGGCTCCCTGTGTTGTTCTGGCAGGGCAGTGACAGGTGCACCATGGCCCTGTAGGAAATTCAATTTTTTGTAGAGCAGcccacttttattttttgtggggGAACTATGTGatggaggcagagctggagcaagcagggcagtgtcaggaaaCACCCTGGGAGCAGATCATAGGCTTGCATATACTGATAGAAATTATCCCCTGAGCAATTTCAGATCAGGAGCATAGAAACTGCATTGTCAAGAGCAGGG is a genomic window containing:
- the POPDC3 gene encoding popeye domain-containing protein 3, which encodes MGENGSFWESLIYAHPTCTTWKQEAEGSIYHLGSILFVVGFMGGSGFFGLLYVFSLLGLGFLCSSVWAWLDVCAADIFSWNFILFAICFVQFIYVTYQVRSVSFDREFQELYSALFQPLGISLTVYRKIVLCCDAEVVTLEKEHCYAMQGKTPIDKLSLLVSGRIRVTVDGEFLHYIFPLQFLDSPEWDSLRPTEEGIFQVTLTAETDCRYVAWRRKKLYLLFAKHRFISRLFSVLIGCDIAEKLYALNDRVQVGQGFRYDIRLPNFYHVSLPETPRVQPPHRLQRGSPRRKPVGTTNCGS